The DNA region CATTGCCAAGTACCAAGGCTTTTTCAGCTTGTTCCTGACGCTTTGCTACGATGGCAAGCGCTTCGTTACGTTGCTCTAAAAATCGTTTTTCTACAGCAATTTCCTTTGCTACTGCACCTTCTGCTTCGTTAATATCCGATTCCATATCTCGCAAGAATTGATTGACCATCTTCACTGGGTCTTCTGCCTTATCTAATATATCATTAACCGATGCAGCTGTGATATCGCGAATCCTTTTAAATAACGCCATACTCACCCAACCTCCCTTAATCTCCTAACAGTATCTACGCTCGCAATACAAAAAGGTTGCAGGATATAGGCAACATTTTTTTGCTTTACGATGGATCCACCGTACCGAGATAAACCGACTCTTCGCCATTAGACAAAATAAATGTCTTTGTACCTCGTAAAATAAGATATTCTCCGAAATACTGTCGAACGCTCGGGGTGACATAAATACTAAGTCCATCTTCTTCCCAGTATACATCATCTTTTGACCCAATCATACAGGCGATCCTCACCTGTTCTGACATTCCTCATCCTGCATTACCAGCTACCTCAAAAATTCTCAAGGAGTGATAATGATGTAGGATCCTTTTCGTTTCAGGTTGTATAGATATATGCATGAAAACTTCACTCACTCCCAAATCAATTCAGAATGTGCTAAACTGTTGTACGGACAAATGTACATAAGCAATTAGTGGAGGCTCGATATGTTATTCTATTCTATATTATCCGTACATCTACTCGCAGTATTGGCAAAAATAAGCGTCTTCTTCACGATTCCGAGACTAAAAGATGTGGAAAGCGTGCAATCATTTTTTCGGCGTTATCAAGTAACTGACCGCATCGCTAACTACACCATGTGGATTACTGGAGCGTTACTACTTGTAGTAACTTCGTGGAAATTATTATTGCAAATGTGGTTGCTTGTTTCCATGTTACTATACATACTGGTCTTTTTACTCATTCGCGGCATTGTTTTTCGCAGACTGCGGATCATCGCAGACAGCCAAAAATTATACGCTCGTGATGAATTAAAACTTTTGCGTGTAGAAAGTTACTGTGTCATGGGAGCGGCTTTAGGACTACTCGGAGGAATAGGATACCTTATGGTACATAAACCTTGGGCTTAACCGTTTCTCCAAACTTACTATATAAACTTCCACTCGGTTATACGAGTGGAAGTTGCACATTTGAATAATAGCCCATTCTTCGGTAAGTGAATTCATCATATTTAGAGAACCCCAGTTGTGTGTAAAAACTTACATTCATGTTCCTTGGTGAAAACGCAATCCACCCGTGATATCCGCAATCCATGCTACAATCAATCACTGCTCGCAATAATGTTTCACTTAATGTTAACCGCTCTATTT from Sulfoacidibacillus ferrooxidans includes:
- a CDS encoding DUF2269 family protein, with translation MLFYSILSVHLLAVLAKISVFFTIPRLKDVESVQSFFRRYQVTDRIANYTMWITGALLLVVTSWKLLLQMWLLVSMLLYILVFLLIRGIVFRRLRIIADSQKLYARDELKLLRVESYCVMGAALGLLGGIGYLMVHKPWA